The Camelina sativa cultivar DH55 unplaced genomic scaffold, Cs unpScaffold02475, whole genome shotgun sequence region CTTACATGAACTCCTTCCCACAGCTTCTCGAGCTTGCTATTCTGCATTTTGAGCTTAACTAGATGTTGAGGACAAAAATTAGAAGGCAAACTTCTTAATGGGCATCCTATCCAGCTTAGTACTTTGAGTTTTGGGGGCAAATAGTTGAACCCTTCGGATATGTGCCATCTGACatttttatatggtttattgTTAATCTttagaaaatagagattgcGCATCTTTTCAAAGGCTCTCTTGTGAATGTGCAACTCATCAATCCCCGACATATCCAACAATATACCTAAGACTTTTTTGGTACCCTGAAAAAGATAATATTAGaagtaaacaaaatcaatattctTAACAAGTGACTGCATTTAGATGACAATGCTTTAATCATAAGGAGTGAACGATCAAAGGAGAACTTACAGTATTATCCTCAAGTACATCGCAAATATCCTTACAATCCAACAAGAATTCTTGTTCCCCGGGTTCGTTAGACTGTGTACGAACAATTTCTTTGCCCATTTCTTGTACCAAACAGTGCATCCCAACAACATCTCCTCTTACATGTATGAGGGATTTATCAACTAGGTTTTTCAGCCCTATTTTAACATCCAAATCACTATCTGCGAGGACCATTTTGATGTAATCAATTTTCGCACCGTTGAAGA contains the following coding sequences:
- the LOC104774343 gene encoding disease resistance protein RPS6-like; translated protein: MGLASEVQKRAGSLPLGLKVFGSLFRGRSKEDWLDMLPRLRNRLDGKIEKTLRVSYDEFDSREDKALFRHIACLFNGAKIDYIKMVLADSDLDVKIGLKNLVDKSLIHVRGDVVGMHCLVQEMGKEIVRTQSNEPGEQEFLLDCKDICDVLEDNTGTKKVLGILLDMSGIDELHIHKRAFEKMRNLYFLKINNKPYKNVRWHISEGFNYLPPKLKVLSWIGCPLRSLPSNFCPQHLVKLKMQNSKLEKLWEGVH